A region from the Hydra vulgaris chromosome 08, alternate assembly HydraT2T_AEP genome encodes:
- the LOC136083287 gene encoding uncharacterized protein LOC136083287, producing MKSYGKDKLGKLQAHFTSQAHKVALSEYCHFLMKKGHIDHLIDKSNRLALLEEQKIDVQNRKTVEILIDTWKTLGSQEVAFRELESANQGNFVAVVNLISRLNPTLKAWIEDRVLSPYRVTYTSPSSQNEMISLIATELKCKIIDEINCSNFFSVMADTTSDMSHMDIMSIVVRTASENDEIRERLLKSVEYTDKTGKGMAKLILSSLHKEGIDTSKMAFQSYDYASSMSGQFKGVQKFITEEVGHNVPYIHCQDHRTNTALEHGYNVHALIQEFFNVLEQLHVFFTLSTKRFII from the coding sequence ATGAAAAGTTATGGCAAAGACAAACTTGGAAAGCTTCAGGCGCACTTTACCTCTCAAGCACATAAAGTTGCATTAAGTGAATACTGTCACTTTCTTATGAAAAAAGGGCATATAGATCACCTTATTGATAAATCCAATAGACTTGCTCTACTAGAAGAGCAAAAAATAGATGTGCAGAATAGAAAAACTGTCGAAATTCTTATCGATACATGGAAGACTTTGGGAAGCCAAGAGGTAGCGTTTAGAGAATTGGAAAGTGCTAATCAAGGTAACTTTGTTGCAGTTGTTAATCTTATCTCTCGCCTCAATCCCACACTAAAAGCCTGGATTGAAGATAGAGTCCTTTCTCCATATAGAGTTACATACACCAGTCCATCGTCTCAAAATGAAATGATTAGTTTAATTGCAACTGAATTAAAGTGTAAGATTATTGATGAAATTAActgctcaaattttttttccgtGATGGCCGACACTACCTCCGATATGTCACATATGGACATAATGAGTATAGTTGTGAGAACAGCCAGTGAAAACGATGAGATTCGGGAAAGGCTTTTGAAATCCGTTGAATACACTGATAAGACTGGAAAAGGGATGGCTAAGCTAATTTTATCTTCTTTACATAAAGAAGGCATTGACACATCAAAGATGGCTTTTCAGTCGTATGACTACGCGAGTTCAATGTCTGGACAATTTAAAGGAGTACAAAAGTTTATTACAGAAGAAGTTGGCCATAATGTACCTTACATACATTGTCAAGACCACAGAACAAACACTGCTCTTGAACATGGCTACAATGTTCATGCTTTaatacaagaattttttaatgtccTCGAACAGTTGCATGTTTTCTTCACATTAAGCACAAAAAGatttatcatttaa